A section of the Chryseobacterium scophthalmum genome encodes:
- a CDS encoding PorV/PorQ family protein → MMKKYLLLVFSLLFGFSQSQIIRKYSNEFLNIGAGARGIGMGGAVMTSQDDVYSPMWNPAGLNGITRDWQGAAMHAEYFESIAKYDYLAYAKVLETGVFGVSVVRLGVDNILNTTQLIDTEGNIDYDKITKFSQSDYAGIISYAFNPGGNPKLDVGVNAKIVYRNVGKFASGYGFGFDVGAIYKADNGWKFGGVLRDATTTVNFWTVNQKELSTIVNGEEFNPAPTDKMELTMPKLNAGASKLFNINSSLYVLPEAGINVDFAKTAALLSTDFASITPYAGAELGYQKMIFVRVGVNRFQSITDIEDLQRKVSFQPSAGIGIRYRGLTLDYAISNSGIGGSNFYSNFFSLKLDMGEFRND, encoded by the coding sequence ATGATGAAAAAATATCTATTATTAGTATTTTCCCTTTTATTTGGGTTTTCTCAATCTCAGATTATCAGAAAATATTCCAATGAATTTTTAAATATCGGAGCCGGAGCCAGAGGAATCGGGATGGGAGGTGCCGTAATGACCAGTCAGGACGATGTGTATTCACCAATGTGGAATCCCGCAGGTTTGAATGGTATTACAAGAGATTGGCAAGGTGCAGCAATGCACGCAGAATATTTTGAATCTATTGCTAAATATGATTATTTAGCTTACGCAAAAGTTTTGGAAACAGGAGTTTTCGGAGTCTCTGTTGTCCGTTTAGGGGTTGATAATATTTTAAATACTACTCAATTAATCGATACGGAAGGAAATATTGATTATGATAAAATTACGAAATTCTCACAATCAGATTATGCCGGAATTATTTCTTATGCATTCAATCCTGGTGGAAATCCGAAGTTGGATGTCGGTGTGAATGCTAAAATCGTTTACAGAAATGTAGGGAAATTTGCAAGCGGATATGGTTTTGGTTTTGATGTGGGTGCTATTTATAAAGCTGATAACGGCTGGAAATTTGGAGGGGTTCTTCGTGATGCTACGACTACCGTCAACTTTTGGACTGTGAATCAAAAAGAATTGTCTACCATTGTAAATGGTGAAGAATTTAACCCTGCTCCAACCGATAAAATGGAATTGACGATGCCGAAGCTAAATGCAGGTGCAAGTAAATTATTTAATATTAACAGCAGTCTGTATGTTTTACCGGAGGCGGGAATCAATGTAGATTTTGCTAAAACAGCGGCTCTGCTTTCAACAGATTTTGCAAGTATCACGCCTTATGCAGGAGCAGAGTTGGGATATCAGAAAATGATTTTTGTAAGAGTGGGTGTTAACAGATTTCAGTCGATTACCGATATTGAAGATCTTCAGAGAAAAGTTTCTTTCCAGCCAAGCGCAGGTATAGGAATTCGTTACAGAGGTTTAACGCTTGATTACGCAATCAGTAATTCCGGAATCGGAGGTTCTAATTTTTATTCTAATTTCTTCTCATTAAAACTGGATATGGGAGAATTTAGGAATGATTAA
- a CDS encoding T9SS type A sorting domain-containing protein, giving the protein MKKNYISLLIAVSAYFQAQNVLNTSLNEINYGESSSPANLFKLNDQIIFSAERNNLEGRELWSYNSVTQKSTLLKDIWAGHMSGMSSAPYFNKINNKIYFIASDNSSYKQIWETDGTAAGTQKVKDLTSNYETIAQVAGNKIFIFSNNTLSVYNPVNNELTLLKTFEYTSGTMKLETFNNQLFLAANDGASGKEIWKSDGTVAGTTLLKDIAIGNGSSISNEFKILTLNNGKFYFIANTATGYQLYESNGTTSGTVSLMPVQSIYELNGASAGNYFTFVGFDSTNGGMEPWISDGTVLGTKLLKDILPGNSSSMAINNSKFFKVNNKIYFDTYSNGQLSGSYIWETDGTTAGTVLFNTPTNNVLYGVSSEAQHLILTKPNEWNRFWLANGNSAQTFEITQVGMPSNNSFVDLNSKIYLTGSNAKYGMELFSVNPVSSEVALASDISHSSSSSPHSYGLLNNNLIFIASDREFNNQFYKRDKITQQISRLTNFTSGTSSVGMFTNFNDTFFKVGNFFYTKNSTPNPINGIYRTDGTSANSGSVSTGNTSIYDTSFFVNLNDNTLLFSGYDNVVGTELWKVDNNSNTTVLVKDISTDNMGSMYNTDSKTTVLNGFAYFVAKENGKSGIWKSDGTSVNTLKAVQYNFQDGSDGNIKVVGNLNNKLLYSTRKENFNNTSNTELFASNGDQASSVLLRSHSDPYGSANISNETEILNNKLFYAVTGYPSGLYSTDGTIAGTTEVSQINFFGDNKFKKCGNQLFFTNNNSTELWKTDGTTIGTTSLGANFPGIKDMTCVNNYLYFLNGDSQKVWRSNGVAGNVTPLDLLITNDDQLLANENILKLATDNEKIYLTIFTKDHGNELYTVTDSLPTYLAANEVISNNGSSVDIKIYPNPVTDSFSIKLPGNLKIKEIEIFDTSGKLVKNSISQSDKIDVSYLYSGIYFIKAKTDKGFFVSKFIKK; this is encoded by the coding sequence ATGAAAAAAAATTACATTTCTTTGTTGATAGCTGTATCAGCTTATTTTCAGGCACAAAATGTTTTAAATACAAGCCTGAATGAAATTAATTACGGTGAATCGAGTTCTCCTGCTAATTTGTTTAAGCTAAATGATCAGATTATTTTTTCTGCAGAGAGAAATAATTTAGAAGGAAGAGAATTGTGGAGTTATAATTCAGTAACTCAAAAATCTACTTTATTAAAAGATATTTGGGCTGGTCATATGAGCGGAATGTCTAGTGCTCCTTATTTCAATAAAATAAACAACAAAATTTATTTTATAGCAAGCGATAATTCTTCTTATAAGCAAATTTGGGAAACAGATGGAACTGCTGCTGGTACGCAGAAAGTTAAAGATTTGACTTCAAATTATGAAACTATTGCACAAGTAGCAGGAAATAAAATTTTTATTTTCTCCAACAATACACTTTCTGTATATAATCCTGTTAACAATGAACTTACTTTATTAAAAACTTTCGAATATACATCCGGAACAATGAAATTGGAGACTTTCAATAATCAATTGTTTTTGGCAGCAAATGACGGAGCAAGTGGTAAAGAGATCTGGAAGTCTGACGGAACAGTAGCCGGAACTACTTTGCTTAAAGACATTGCTATCGGTAATGGAAGCAGTATTTCAAATGAATTTAAAATTTTAACTTTAAATAACGGGAAATTTTATTTTATTGCAAATACAGCAACTGGCTATCAACTTTATGAAAGTAATGGCACAACTTCAGGTACCGTGTCATTAATGCCTGTGCAAAGCATATATGAGCTTAATGGAGCTTCAGCGGGTAATTATTTCACATTTGTAGGTTTTGATTCTACCAATGGAGGAATGGAACCTTGGATCTCGGATGGAACAGTATTAGGTACAAAACTTTTAAAAGATATTTTACCAGGAAATTCTAGTTCGATGGCTATTAACAATAGTAAGTTTTTTAAGGTTAATAATAAGATCTATTTCGACACTTATTCCAACGGCCAATTATCTGGAAGCTATATCTGGGAAACAGACGGAACCACTGCAGGAACTGTATTGTTTAATACGCCCACCAATAATGTATTGTATGGTGTAAGTTCAGAGGCACAGCATTTAATCCTTACAAAACCAAATGAGTGGAATCGCTTTTGGCTAGCAAACGGGAATTCTGCGCAGACATTTGAAATCACCCAAGTTGGGATGCCTAGTAATAATAGCTTTGTAGATTTAAATTCTAAAATTTATTTAACGGGAAGTAATGCAAAATATGGGATGGAATTATTTTCTGTAAATCCTGTTTCAAGTGAGGTGGCATTGGCTTCTGATATCAGTCATTCCTCAAGTAGCTCACCCCATTCATATGGGTTGCTAAATAACAATTTGATTTTTATAGCTTCAGATAGGGAGTTTAATAATCAATTTTATAAGAGAGACAAAATTACTCAGCAGATCTCACGTCTTACAAACTTTACCAGCGGAACTTCTTCAGTTGGGATGTTTACTAATTTTAACGATACCTTTTTTAAGGTAGGAAACTTCTTTTACACCAAAAATAGTACTCCCAATCCGATAAACGGAATTTATAGAACAGACGGAACCTCTGCGAATTCCGGTTCTGTCTCTACTGGCAATACAAGTATTTATGATACTTCTTTTTTCGTTAATCTTAACGATAATACTTTATTGTTTTCAGGATATGATAATGTAGTGGGAACAGAACTTTGGAAAGTAGATAATAATTCTAATACCACTGTTTTGGTAAAAGATATTTCTACAGATAATATGGGAAGTATGTACAATACAGACTCTAAAACGACTGTTCTGAACGGTTTTGCCTATTTTGTAGCAAAAGAAAACGGTAAGTCTGGAATTTGGAAATCAGATGGAACTTCTGTCAATACTTTGAAAGCTGTGCAATACAATTTTCAGGACGGTAGTGATGGAAATATTAAGGTAGTTGGAAATTTAAATAACAAACTGCTTTATTCTACAAGAAAAGAAAATTTTAACAATACATCTAATACTGAACTTTTTGCTTCAAACGGAGATCAGGCTTCGTCAGTTTTATTGAGATCTCACAGCGACCCTTACGGTTCTGCCAATATTAGTAATGAAACCGAAATTCTTAATAATAAATTATTCTATGCTGTTACCGGATATCCTTCAGGACTTTACTCAACAGATGGAACAATTGCAGGGACAACGGAAGTTTCACAGATTAATTTCTTCGGAGATAATAAGTTCAAAAAATGTGGAAATCAATTATTTTTCACGAATAATAATTCAACAGAATTATGGAAAACAGATGGCACAACCATAGGAACGACGAGTTTGGGAGCAAATTTTCCTGGCATAAAAGATATGACATGTGTAAACAATTATCTATATTTTCTCAACGGAGATTCTCAAAAAGTATGGCGTTCAAACGGAGTGGCAGGAAATGTAACTCCATTGGATCTGCTTATTACCAATGATGATCAGCTTTTAGCAAATGAAAATATTTTGAAATTGGCTACAGATAATGAAAAAATTTATCTTACGATATTTACGAAAGACCACGGAAACGAGTTGTATACTGTTACAGATTCTTTGCCAACTTATCTTGCAGCCAACGAAGTTATAAGTAATAATGGAAGTTCGGTAGATATTAAAATTTATCCAAATCCTGTTACGGATAGTTTTTCAATTAAATTACCTGGGAATCTTAAAATTAAAGAAATTGAGATTTTTGATACATCAGGAAAGCTGGTGAAAAATAGTATCTCTCAAAGTGATAAAATAGATGTTTCTTACTTATATTCAGGGATTTACTTTATAAAAGCAAAAACAGATAAAGGTTTTTTTGTAAGTAAATTCATCAAAAAATAA
- a CDS encoding fasciclin domain-containing protein yields MNTRSKIAVFGMVALSFAFSGNAAAQQMKEKTVMVGGAAMYPSKNIIENAVNSKDHKTLVAAVKAAGLVETLQSKGPFTVFAPTDAAFAKLPAGTVENLVKPENKAMLTKILTYHVLPGKYSAKQVWAAVKAGNGKAMMKTVQGEELTFWTKGKDLYVTDAKGNKAKVTIADVNQSNGVIHVIDTVLMP; encoded by the coding sequence ATGAACACAAGATCAAAAATCGCAGTATTCGGAATGGTGGCTTTATCATTCGCATTCAGTGGAAATGCAGCTGCACAGCAAATGAAAGAAAAAACAGTAATGGTAGGTGGAGCAGCAATGTATCCTTCAAAAAACATTATTGAAAATGCAGTAAACTCTAAAGATCACAAAACTTTGGTTGCTGCTGTAAAAGCTGCCGGTTTAGTGGAAACACTTCAAAGCAAAGGTCCTTTCACAGTATTTGCACCAACTGATGCTGCTTTTGCAAAATTACCTGCGGGAACAGTTGAAAATTTGGTAAAACCAGAGAATAAGGCAATGCTTACAAAAATCCTTACGTATCATGTTTTACCCGGAAAATATAGCGCAAAACAAGTTTGGGCAGCGGTAAAAGCAGGAAACGGTAAAGCAATGATGAAAACAGTACAAGGTGAGGAACTTACGTTCTGGACAAAAGGAAAAGATTTATATGTTACCGATGCAAAAGGTAACAAAGCGAAAGTTACGATTGCAGATGTTAATCAGTCAAATGGTGTGATACACGTAATTGATACGGTGTTGATGCCTTAA
- a CDS encoding RNA polymerase sigma factor → MLRQKNEAGFHHLYDNYSGALYGVILRIVQSKEYTEEIIQDVFVKIWNSIHQYDAAKGRFYTWMINIARNTAIDYLKSKSFQNQLKNQPLPDFVYENAELTTTNNSDFIGFNKVLESLESDKQELIDLAYYQGFTQSEISEKLNMPLGTVKTKMRNALIKLKDLLKDYQ, encoded by the coding sequence TTGCTGAGACAGAAAAACGAAGCTGGTTTTCATCACTTGTATGATAACTATTCTGGTGCGTTGTATGGTGTAATCCTCAGAATTGTTCAGTCTAAAGAATATACAGAAGAGATTATTCAGGATGTTTTTGTAAAAATCTGGAATTCCATTCATCAATATGATGCTGCGAAAGGTAGATTTTATACTTGGATGATTAATATTGCAAGGAATACAGCAATTGATTATCTTAAATCTAAAAGCTTTCAAAACCAACTTAAAAACCAACCTTTGCCAGATTTCGTATATGAGAATGCGGAACTTACAACCACCAATAATTCAGATTTTATTGGGTTTAATAAAGTGCTTGAAAGTTTGGAATCTGATAAGCAGGAACTCATTGATCTTGCCTATTATCAAGGATTTACGCAGAGTGAAATATCAGAAAAACTGAATATGCCTTTAGGCACTGTAAAGACCAAAATGCGAAATGCATTGATTAAATTAAAAGACTTGTTAAAAGATTATCAATAA
- a CDS encoding anti-sigma factor: protein MDSKEYISSGILESYILGLASPEEAGILECVMKNNAEVKAAYEEAQKTFELLATAQAMTPPTDLKAKIWDKIQLEQEVVEEKPVIPINNVEPKMETQQVTQEIKVEKNNSWKTFAVAASVLFLVSIGGNLFWMNSQNEIKKELADLKSNKESQHLAMQNLEQKLKITSNPNMLKIVLAGVEKHPESNAVVYWDKTSKDVYLTANSLPKAPEGMQYQLWAIADGKPVSAGMYTDEKDAKIALATIPNAQAFAITLEKEGGSTIPTMENMYVMGGV, encoded by the coding sequence TTGGATAGTAAAGAATACATATCATCCGGAATTCTAGAATCTTACATTCTAGGTCTTGCTTCTCCTGAGGAAGCAGGTATTTTGGAGTGTGTGATGAAGAATAATGCTGAAGTAAAAGCTGCCTATGAAGAGGCGCAGAAAACTTTTGAATTGCTTGCAACTGCACAGGCAATGACACCACCCACTGATTTAAAAGCAAAAATCTGGGATAAAATTCAACTTGAACAAGAAGTTGTAGAAGAGAAACCTGTAATTCCTATTAATAATGTTGAACCAAAAATGGAAACTCAACAGGTAACGCAGGAAATAAAAGTAGAAAAAAACAACAGCTGGAAAACCTTCGCAGTGGCTGCATCTGTCTTATTTTTAGTAAGTATTGGAGGTAATTTGTTTTGGATGAACAGCCAAAATGAGATTAAAAAAGAATTGGCAGATTTAAAATCTAATAAGGAATCTCAACACCTTGCAATGCAAAATCTTGAGCAAAAACTGAAGATAACTTCAAACCCAAATATGCTTAAAATTGTTTTGGCGGGCGTTGAAAAACATCCAGAATCCAACGCTGTCGTATATTGGGATAAAACTTCCAAAGATGTTTACTTAACGGCGAATAGTTTGCCAAAAGCTCCTGAAGGAATGCAGTACCAACTTTGGGCAATTGCAGACGGAAAACCAGTGAGCGCAGGAATGTACACTGACGAAAAAGATGCTAAAATAGCTTTGGCAACCATTCCAAATGCACAAGCTTTTGCGATTACTTTGGAAAAAGAAGGCGGAAGCACAATTCCTACCATGGAAAACATGTATGTAATGGGAGGAGTTTAA
- the uvrC gene encoding excinuclease ABC subunit UvrC, whose protein sequence is MNPSLELQLKTLPSEPGVYRYYDKNENLLYVGKAKNLKKRVLSYFNKTLSGYRTRIMVGKINRLETTIVNSEYDALLLENNLIKEHQPFYNVMLKDDKTYPWICIKNEDFPRIFLTRNKIKDGSEYFGPYAKVRPAKILLDTIKHIYKLRTCNLNLSPKKIEEGKYKVCLEFHIKNCEGPCEDLESKEDYDEKIDAIRGIVKGDFRRAKEYLINQMTKYASNLQFENAQLIKERLDILEDYQVKHTVVNPDIDDVDVFGMTSDETAAYVNYFKIRNGNIIQSFTTEIKKMLEETDEEIMEEALIEIRQKFDSDSKEVLLPFHLTVEIPNVKLIVPKVGDKKRIVELSEKNAKEYRIEKLKQVQIVDPERHSNRIMAEMQKLLRMPVEPRHIEGFDNSNIQGTNPVSACVVFKNGKPSKADYRIFHPKTVIGPDDFKTMEEVIFRRYKRMLEEGESLPQLILIDGGKGQLSSAVKSLKLLGLYGKITIVGIAKRLEEIFFPEDPIPLYLDKKSETLKILQQVRDEAHRFGVKHHRTRRTNSTIKSELEEIPGVGEKTIELLLSKLKSVKRIKEANLETLEEILGKSKAKIIWEFFNAE, encoded by the coding sequence ATGAATCCGTCTTTAGAATTACAGCTTAAAACTTTACCTTCAGAACCCGGCGTTTATCGATATTATGATAAAAACGAAAATCTGCTGTATGTAGGAAAGGCTAAAAACCTAAAGAAAAGAGTACTTTCTTATTTCAACAAAACGCTTTCCGGATACCGCACCAGAATTATGGTCGGAAAGATCAACCGTCTTGAAACTACCATTGTAAACAGTGAATACGACGCTCTTTTATTGGAAAACAATCTGATTAAAGAACATCAGCCTTTCTACAATGTGATGTTGAAAGATGATAAAACTTATCCGTGGATTTGTATTAAGAATGAAGATTTTCCAAGGATTTTTCTCACCAGAAATAAAATAAAAGACGGTTCGGAATATTTTGGACCTTACGCAAAAGTACGTCCTGCAAAGATTTTATTGGATACCATTAAACATATATATAAACTTCGTACCTGCAATTTAAATTTATCTCCGAAAAAAATTGAAGAAGGAAAATACAAAGTATGTTTGGAATTCCATATAAAAAATTGTGAAGGACCTTGTGAAGATCTGGAAAGTAAGGAAGATTACGACGAAAAAATCGATGCGATTCGCGGAATTGTAAAAGGTGATTTCCGAAGAGCAAAAGAATATCTCATCAATCAAATGACGAAATATGCGTCTAATCTTCAGTTTGAAAATGCACAGCTTATTAAAGAAAGATTGGATATTCTTGAGGATTATCAGGTGAAACATACGGTAGTAAATCCGGATATTGATGATGTAGATGTTTTCGGAATGACGAGTGATGAAACTGCGGCTTACGTTAATTATTTCAAGATCAGGAACGGAAATATTATTCAAAGTTTCACTACAGAAATCAAGAAAATGCTTGAAGAAACCGATGAAGAAATCATGGAAGAGGCTTTGATCGAAATCCGTCAAAAATTTGATTCTGATTCGAAAGAAGTTTTACTCCCTTTTCATTTAACCGTTGAAATTCCGAACGTAAAGCTGATTGTTCCGAAAGTTGGAGATAAAAAAAGAATCGTTGAACTCTCTGAAAAAAACGCCAAAGAATACAGAATTGAAAAATTAAAACAAGTACAGATTGTAGATCCGGAAAGACATTCGAACAGAATTATGGCAGAAATGCAAAAGCTATTAAGAATGCCTGTAGAACCGAGACATATCGAAGGTTTTGACAACTCAAACATTCAGGGAACCAATCCGGTTTCGGCATGTGTTGTTTTCAAAAACGGAAAACCGAGTAAGGCTGACTACAGAATTTTTCATCCTAAAACAGTTATCGGTCCTGATGATTTTAAAACCATGGAAGAAGTCATTTTCAGACGCTACAAAAGAATGCTTGAGGAAGGCGAAAGTTTACCTCAATTAATTTTGATCGATGGTGGAAAAGGACAACTATCTTCTGCTGTAAAAAGCTTAAAGCTTCTTGGTCTTTACGGAAAAATTACCATTGTGGGAATTGCCAAAAGACTCGAAGAAATTTTCTTTCCCGAAGATCCTATTCCTTTATATCTCGATAAAAAATCTGAAACACTTAAGATTTTACAACAAGTACGTGATGAAGCCCACCGTTTTGGTGTAAAACATCACCGAACAAGACGTACCAATTCTACCATAAAATCTGAGCTTGAGGAAATTCCGGGGGTTGGTGAAAAAACAATTGAATTGCTTTTATCTAAACTGAAATCAGTCAAAAGAATAAAAGAAGCCAACCTAGAAACTTTAGAAGAAATTTTAGGAAAATCTAAAGCAAAAATAATCTGGGAATTTTTCAATGCTGAATAA